TGCCCAGTCTTTAAATGAATTATATCAAGCGCGCTCTTGACTATGTTTATCGCCTTCATCTTCTTACCACCCATCCTCCCAGTGTTTTTGGCATATTTCCTACCGAAGTGCATCATAGAGTTGACTAACCTCTCTATGATATTGACCTCCGCCTTACCGAACTTCTTATGCTCATGTCTACCAAAAGAGGTTGGTACGAGCATAGGTTTTAGGGATATAACCCGCTTAAGACCAGGGTCTGTCACTACAACTTCAGATAGATCCCATTTGTTAAAGAGCTTTATCTGCTTAGATAACTCCTGCTGTAAAGCCGCTTTTTCAGAGGACATACTCTCTCCTTCACCAACCTACCTTCTAGGCTTCTCCTTCCTCCCAAGCACAAGCTCCTTAAGTGAAACACCATTCACCTTAAAGACAACCC
This window of the Nitrososphaerota archaeon genome carries:
- a CDS encoding 30S ribosomal protein S7, whose translation is MSSEKAALQQELSKQIKLFNKWDLSEVVVTDPGLKRVISLKPMLVPTSFGRHEHKKFGKAEVNIIERLVNSMMHFGRKYAKNTGRMGGKKMKAINIVKSALDIIHLKTGQNPVAVVVKAIENASPNEDTTRIAYGGVVYHVSVDVSPLRRVDLALRFISEGVREACFSTPKSVEEALAEEIILAANNDPNSYAIKKKNEQERIAMASR